The following DNA comes from Shinella zoogloeoides.
GGCTCAGTGATCGGAGCCGCAGCAGCAATCGCAGCCGCCGTCTTCCAGCCGGTCGATCTCGACGCGCCAGACCTCCGGCCCCTGTTCCAGATAGTCCCAGCCGAACTGTCCGGGGAAATTCGTCTCGAGCTGGTAGTGCAGCGGACGCGGATCGTGG
Coding sequences within:
- a CDS encoding DUF2249 domain-containing protein codes for the protein MSDLQEKPLIDVRTVPPRERHPRIFGMLGALLPGKSMLITSDHDPRPLHYQLETNFPGQFGWDYLEQGPEVWRVEIDRLEDGGCDCCCGSDH